A portion of the Tenacibaculum todarodis genome contains these proteins:
- a CDS encoding 1-aminocyclopropane-1-carboxylate deaminase/D-cysteine desulfhydrase, with product MNIFKEGITTQNQQINLSILEEKGVELFVKREDAIHPFVSGNKFRKLKYNLQEAQKLKKKILLTFGGAFSNHIVATAVAGKKSGFKTIGVIRGEELGLNIKETLKNNATLREAHENGMHFQFVPRDVYRQKTSFGFIEKLKNRWGDFYLIPEGGTNCLAVDGCQEILTEEDSQFNYICSAVGTGGTIAGLVNSAKKNQKILGFPALKAYSLADDIKKYTTRNDNWKLQKKYHFGGYGKYNEELISFINQFKEETSIPLDPVYTGKMLFGVLDLVGKDYFEKGSKILVIHTGGLQGIDGVNAQLKTKNKELILV from the coding sequence ATGAATATTTTTAAAGAAGGAATTACAACCCAAAATCAACAAATTAATCTTTCTATTCTAGAAGAAAAAGGAGTGGAGTTATTTGTAAAAAGAGAGGACGCAATACACCCTTTTGTTTCGGGTAATAAATTCAGAAAATTAAAATATAACCTTCAAGAAGCACAAAAATTAAAGAAAAAAATATTATTAACTTTTGGAGGAGCTTTTTCTAATCATATTGTAGCAACAGCTGTTGCAGGTAAGAAAAGTGGTTTTAAAACAATTGGTGTTATTCGTGGAGAAGAGTTAGGTCTTAATATAAAGGAAACTTTAAAAAACAATGCAACTTTAAGAGAGGCACATGAAAATGGAATGCATTTTCAGTTTGTTCCTAGAGATGTTTATCGTCAAAAAACATCGTTTGGTTTTATTGAAAAGTTAAAAAACAGATGGGGAGATTTTTACCTTATTCCTGAAGGAGGAACAAATTGCTTAGCTGTAGATGGTTGCCAAGAAATTTTAACAGAAGAAGATAGTCAGTTCAATTATATTTGTAGTGCAGTTGGTACTGGAGGAACAATTGCAGGGTTAGTAAATTCAGCAAAAAAGAACCAAAAAATATTGGGTTTTCCTGCTTTAAAAGCCTATTCTTTAGCTGATGATATTAAAAAGTATACAACTAGAAATGATAATTGGAAATTGCAAAAGAAATATCATTTTGGTGGATATGGAAAATATAATGAAGAATTAATTAGCTTTATTAATCAATTTAAAGAGGAAACATCAATTCCATTAGATCCAGTTTATACAGGTAAAATGCTATTTGGAGTTTTAGATTTAGTAGGTAAAGATTACTTTGAAAAAGGAAGTAAAATTTTAGTGATTCATACTGGAGGTTTACAAGGAATTGACGGAGTTAACGCGCAATTAAAAACAAAGAATAAAGAGTTAATATTGGTTTAA